Part of the Coregonus clupeaformis isolate EN_2021a chromosome 31, ASM2061545v1, whole genome shotgun sequence genome, CTAAGGCAGAGAGCTATGCAGAAATACAGTAAACTGGAGTGCACTGACAATTCATCAGGAATTATATATCTTATGTTGTCCACTGTCATGTTCACTGTACCAATGCTGTGTTTATTGCCATTTACTTTACCCATTCACCTGAGGGAGTAGACTTAAACTGGGTTATACTCTTATATTGTATCCTGATGtattgtaaatgtaaaaatagagCTACCTTTTGTTCCCATTCAATTAGAAGGTTATGGGTTTGCGCAATAATCAATGATCTTCTTAAGTGTGTTTTAATGTAACATGTCAGTCTTAGTTACTAAGTGTCTATAATACATTAAAAAGATTGTCTGTACTGTCAATACAATAATCAAACTACTGTATCATCCTCGTTCCTTGATAACAGTATTCACCTTAACTCAAGTCACTCAAACTGataaaaaatcaataaaaaaatcAAAGCCTACCCTGTGGATTGTGTTAACTTCAACACAGCGGGCTGCGCTGGACCCTGGCCTTATTAACATGGCAGCTCTTAAAGTCACCTTGGCCTTTCATCGATTGGACGGTCCTTCAGTCCGTTCCTCATATCACCCTGCCATGGCCGATGACAGAGCTTGTCCACAGAGGTGAGTTTGTCTCACCCCTTTGTCCATTGTCTGGAGTGAGGGTAGCCGGCCAAAGGGTTGGGCCTGtcacgtgtgtgtctgtgagagggagggaggtaggagaggagaggggagacaggtctacagagagcgagagagaaattgGCCAGGTGTATCGCAGAGTGTCTCACTCAGTGCTGGCCATGACCACAGCTCGATGCAGATAGGTGAGAGAAGAAGGGTGAAgtcagagtgagagaggagaagtCACGGGACGCAGCATGGTGAGGTGTTGGAAACGTTCAGAAACCACCGGGTTGGAGGACTCACAATGCATGGTAGGAGTGGGACATATCTGTACCTCGCTCAGTGGTGGTTTAAATGATCTGTGGAAAAATTATTTATTAGCCTCATTGAGTTTGTTGCTCTTGGAAAAGTTATTTTCATACAGGTAGAAAGACTAAGTTGTGGTAATGTTATTTGTGCTATACTCATAGAGCAGGGTTCCacaactggtggttttatttggccccccaagttttctgagcaaagaataccaggaaatcagctacaagtgattttaattttggaaatctgtacccaagtattcccacgcataatagagagagagagacatgatcgtatacaaatgtaagcaaggtttgaaatgattatgttttagtcaaatattatatctgtttgggcttgcagtcaatttgcagtctacaaattatttgtcattatgttccggcaccctgaccatccgctcaagaaaaaaaccCGTCCTCGTCTGCATCTAGTTGTTGATCCCTGTCATAGAGTATAGTGTGTCATTCTATTTCAGTTGTAGCAAACTTGTTGTTGAAGTCAACAATATTGTTGTTGAATCCAGACAAGAATGGCTATGTAGATTGTGATAAGCTGTCGGTGTGTATGGTCTCCTCAGGACGAGGGTCCAACAGTGTCCTGCCAGTTCCCACACAAGTCATTCTGGGTGATCCTCAGTGCCACTCTCCTCCTGGTCATCATCGCCCTTGGCGTCATGGGGCATCTATGGGTCAAACAGCCCGACGCACAGGTTGGAGACACAACTCACACCTGATTCACCTGTCGGAACACGTTGCTTTGTATTTGGCATTAAAACTGTGAGGTGTTGTAACCCAATCTAACATAGACGCACACATGACTGTAGTTGATGTACAAATTATTCGCTCACACTTGTACAATCACAATGTTGATGGTGAGTTTACATTGAGTAAACTTACAGTATCCCTCTATCTGTGGTCTTTACAGGTTGTCAGAATCACAGTTCAGGATCTGACTGGAACCCtgatcaaccaatcagcattggTGGACAAGCACAACGACCTTGTGACCTATTCTGTGACCTCACAGGCCAACCACACATCCACTGTGCTCTTTGACATCAAACATGTAAGAAGCAGACCTTTATTTGTGTGTTTAAAGTATATTGAACTGAGGAAAGCTGCAGTGAACCTTTCTATTTGTATGGCTGTTTCCTTATTCAACATTGTTGTCTAGAAAGTTTCCCATGCTCGAACTGAGCTTCATGGATGCTGAACTGACATTGTCTTATGTTTGTTTGTGCAGGGTTTGATATGTTACAAACATATTAACCAGGAGACTTGCTACCTGCGTAAGATGGAGAGATCTGATTATGAAAACGTGCAGTCCCTTCTCCAGCAATCAATGGAAAAGGTAAAGATGTTTCACCTTT contains:
- the LOC121547503 gene encoding BRICHOS domain-containing protein 5, giving the protein MVRCWKRSETTGLEDSQCMDEGPTVSCQFPHKSFWVILSATLLLVIIALGVMGHLWVKQPDAQVVRITVQDLTGTLINQSALVDKHNDLVTYSVTSQANHTSTVLFDIKHGLICYKHINQETCYLRKMERSDYENVQSLLQQSMEKENQLVLLGNETQRQTEFLGVMGGSQVDVSTLEGPLQALCQHSSIHWTRRQDGPGKQRLVYFCIDICFPSNICVSVCFYYLPE